The following coding sequences are from one Kosakonia sp. H02 window:
- a CDS encoding YnjH family protein gives MAAALWLAASGNALAERYPSPGIEVNVPPEVFSSGGQTQTPQPCMQCCVYGNQNYSEGAVIKMEGVLLQCQRDERTISTNPLVWRRVKP, from the coding sequence ATGGCCGCTGCGTTATGGCTGGCAGCTTCTGGCAACGCGCTGGCTGAGCGCTATCCTTCGCCCGGTATCGAAGTGAATGTGCCGCCGGAAGTATTCAGTTCCGGCGGGCAGACGCAAACCCCGCAACCCTGCATGCAGTGCTGCGTCTATGGCAATCAAAATTACAGTGAAGGTGCGGTCATCAAAATGGAAGGCGTGCTGCTGCAATGCCAGCGCGATGAACGCACTATTTCCACCAATCCGCTGGTCTGGCGGCGCGTAAAACCGTAA
- the xthA gene encoding exodeoxyribonuclease III: MKFVSFNINGLRARPHQLEALVEQHQPDVIGLQETKVHDDMFPLEDVARLGYNVFYHGQKGHYGVALLTKETPILVRRGFPDDGEEAQRRIIMAEIPSAIGTITVINGYFPQGESRDHPVKFPAKAKFYQDLQHFLDKELKKENPVLIMGDMNISPTDLDIGIGEESRKRWLRTGKCSFLPEEREWMERLKGWGLVDTFREANPETQDRFSWFDYRSKGFDDNRGLRIDLLLASKSLAERCIETGIDYDIRAMEKPSDHAPVWAKFKI, translated from the coding sequence ATGAAATTTGTTTCGTTTAATATCAACGGCCTGCGCGCCAGGCCGCATCAGCTTGAAGCCCTTGTCGAACAGCACCAGCCGGATGTCATTGGCCTACAGGAAACCAAAGTCCATGACGATATGTTTCCGCTGGAGGATGTGGCGCGCCTGGGTTACAACGTTTTTTATCACGGGCAAAAAGGTCACTACGGCGTCGCATTATTGACGAAAGAGACGCCGATTCTGGTGCGTCGCGGTTTCCCGGATGATGGGGAAGAGGCGCAGCGTCGCATTATCATGGCGGAGATCCCTTCAGCCATCGGCACGATCACCGTGATCAACGGTTACTTTCCGCAGGGAGAAAGCCGCGACCACCCGGTGAAATTCCCGGCGAAAGCGAAGTTCTACCAGGATCTGCAACATTTCCTCGATAAGGAACTGAAAAAAGAGAACCCGGTGTTGATTATGGGCGATATGAATATCAGCCCAACGGATCTGGATATCGGTATCGGCGAAGAGAGCCGCAAGCGTTGGCTGCGTACCGGGAAATGCTCCTTCCTGCCGGAAGAGCGTGAATGGATGGAGCGCCTGAAAGGCTGGGGTCTGGTGGACACGTTCCGCGAAGCGAACCCGGAAACCCAGGATCGCTTCTCGTGGTTTGATTACCGCTCAAAAGGCTTTGATGACAACCGCGGGCTGCGCATCGACCTGCTGCTGGCGAGCAAGTCGCTGGCGGAACGCTGCATCGAAACCGGCATTGATTACGACATTCGCGCCATGGAAAAACCCTCTGACCACGCGCCGGTGTGGGCGAAATTCAAGATCTGA